Genomic segment of Xanthomonas sp. DAR 35659:
GGCCCAGCAGTAGCGCACGCGGGTCGGCGCGACGCCCGCCGGGATCGGCAGGCGCACGCTGCGCTGCTGCAGGTCCGCCTGCGCGTAGCGGCAACTGCCGGGGGCGGCACCGCACAGTTCGAAACCGATCGGCGCGGTGGCGCTGTAGGTCTGCAATGCGCCATCGACGTCGTCGAAGTCGACCACCAGCGCCGCGCCATCGCGGCGCAGCGCGCGCGGCACCGGCCCGGAAGGCGGCAACGCCTCGCCGTAGACCACATGGCGCGCGGCGCGCGCCAGGCGGCGGCCGAGCTCCTGCTTGTTGGCCGGATGGATGTCGTAGCGGTCGCCGATGTCGATCGCCACCGCCAGCGCGGCGTGCGGGTCGGCGGCGACGAAGCGCCGTTGCGCCTCGCGCAGCTGCGCCCAACCGCTGTCGCCGGGCGCGGTGGGCGGCGCGCCGAAGTTGGCCAGTTGCACCAGCAGCAGCGGCAGCCGCGCGCCGAAGCGCTGCCGCCAGTCGCGCTGCCAGGCATCGAGCAGCGCCGGATAGCCCGCCGCATCGCCTGTGTTGGATTCGCCCTGGTACCACAGCACCCCGCGCAGGCCGACCCGGCCCAGCGGCGCGATCATGCCGTTGTACAGCGTGGTCAGGCCCGCCGCGGACGACCACGGCGCGCGCGGCGGCGTGCCCAGTTCCCGCGGCGCGATACGGTACTGCCAGCCACTCAGCGCCACTCGCGTGCCGTCGCCCAACTGCAGGTGCTGCACGTACGGCCCGCCGAGCAGACCGCCACGGCGATAGCTGTTGTACACGTTGACCACCACGGTGTTCTTGCCCGCATGCAGCGCGCCGCGCGGCAGCACGTAGCTGCGCGGTTGGTCGGCCCCGTAGCTGCTGCCCACCGCCTGGCCGTTGACCCAGGTCTGGTCGAGTTCGTCCACCGGCCCCAGCGCCAACGTCGCCGACTGCTGCGCCTGCGCGGCGCTCAGTGTGACCGTGCCGCGGTACCACACCATGCCATTGAAATTGACCAACTGCGGCACGCCCCAGTCGTCCCACGCGTCCAGCGCCGGCACCGCCTGCCAGCCGTCGCTGGCGTCGTCCGGCTGCCAAGGCGCGCCAGCACCGTGCGCGCGCCACCACGTCTCCCACAACCGGCCCCAGCGCGGCGCGGCCTGCTGCGGATCGGTGGCGTAACGCGCCAGCACGTCCAGCGCCGGCGCGTTGCCGGGTACCTTGCGCAGGGCCGCGTCGCCGATCCACGCCTGCATCTGCGAGCCGCCCCAGGACGCGTCGATCAAGCCCATCGGCACGTCCACGCGCTTGCGCAGCTCGCGGGCGAAGTAATAGCAGGCCGCGGAAAAGTCGCCGACCGTGTCGGGCGTGGTCGGCCGCCACGCGGCGGGGCCGCCGAACTGCGCCTGCGGGGCCGGGCTGGACTGCGCCGGGACCTTGAACATGCGGATCGCCGGTTGCCGCGCATCGGCGATCTCGCTGCGCGTGTCCAGCGTGCGCCGCACCGGCAGCTCCATGTTCGACTGGCCCGAACACAGCCACACGTCGCCGAGCAGCACGTCCTCGGCACGCTGCGTGCGGCCGTGCGCGGTGCTGGCCTCTAGGGTGTACGGCCCGCCGGCCGGCAATGCCGGCAGCTGCGCCTGCCAGCGTCCCTGGCGGTCGGCGCGCGCCTGCACGCGCTGCTGCGCCAGCTGCACGGTCACCGTCTCGCCGGCCGCGGCTTGTCCCCACACGCGGATCGGCGCATCGCGTTGCAGCACTGCGTGGTCCTGGAACAGCGCGTGCAGCAGCGGCGGTTGCGCCTGGTCGGCGTGGGCGAACGCGGGCGCGCACAGCGCCGCCAGCAGCAGGCTGCGCGTGACGTGGACGACAACACGATGCGACGTCATTTCGGATTCCCCGGTGCGTACGGAAACGCCAGCGACTGGTAATAGGCCAGCGGATGCGGCGGCGCCGCGATGCCCGGCGGCAGCGCGCGGCCGGACACGTGTTGCCAGTAGGCGATGCTGGCATCGCGCCACCACTGCGCCTCGCGCTGCTGGATCGCCAGGAAGTCGGCGACCTGGCGGTAGCGCG
This window contains:
- a CDS encoding sialate O-acetylesterase, which codes for MTSHRVVVHVTRSLLLAALCAPAFAHADQAQPPLLHALFQDHAVLQRDAPIRVWGQAAAGETVTVQLAQQRVQARADRQGRWQAQLPALPAGGPYTLEASTAHGRTQRAEDVLLGDVWLCSGQSNMELPVRRTLDTRSEIADARQPAIRMFKVPAQSSPAPQAQFGGPAAWRPTTPDTVGDFSAACYYFARELRKRVDVPMGLIDASWGGSQMQAWIGDAALRKVPGNAPALDVLARYATDPQQAAPRWGRLWETWWRAHGAGAPWQPDDASDGWQAVPALDAWDDWGVPQLVNFNGMVWYRGTVTLSAAQAQQSATLALGPVDELDQTWVNGQAVGSSYGADQPRSYVLPRGALHAGKNTVVVNVYNSYRRGGLLGGPYVQHLQLGDGTRVALSGWQYRIAPRELGTPPRAPWSSAAGLTTLYNGMIAPLGRVGLRGVLWYQGESNTGDAAGYPALLDAWQRDWRQRFGARLPLLLVQLANFGAPPTAPGDSGWAQLREAQRRFVAADPHAALAVAIDIGDRYDIHPANKQELGRRLARAARHVVYGEALPPSGPVPRALRRDGAALVVDFDDVDGALQTYSATAPIGFELCGAAPGSCRYAQADLQQRSVRLPIPAGVAPTRVRYCWADSPVCTLFDRAGLPAGPFELSLPSTAAAAAASSP